The genomic stretch TTTCCAAACTTCTCTTCTTCTTGTTGAATCACGGTTAAAATATCATTCCTTTTCTGACTAAGTTCTGGATAAATATTATGATAGTTCTCGATCACCAAATTTGCTAAAGGAATCAAAAATCCTTTTTTGGTTTTGATTAAATTGCCATAACGAATTGCCCGACGAAGAATCCTTCTCAAAATATATCCTCTTTCTTCTTTTGAGGGTAAAAGTCCTTCACTGATTAAAAAACAGACGGCTCGCAAATGGTCAGCAACAATTCGATAAAACCTCTCTCCCAATCGATAAGGAATTTCAGAAATTTCCTCTATTTTTTTGATCAGTGGTAAAAATAAATCAGTCTCAAAATTTGATTTTTTATTTTGTAAAACACAAGTCAACCTTTCTAAACCAGCGCCGGTATCGATATTTTTCCGCGGTAATTTTTTATAATGCCCTTCTTTTGTTCGAAAATATTCCATAAAAACCAGATTCCAAATTTCAACAAACCGACCACAAGCACAATTTGGACCACAATTCGGCAAACTACATTCTTTTTCTCGAAATTCTTCGCCTCGATCATAATGAATTTCTGAACAGGGGCCACATGGCCCTTCAACACCAATCGGCCCCCAAAAATTTTCTGTCATCCCAAATTCTTTTATTCTTTCTCGAGGTATCCCAACTTCCCGCCAAAACCTAATCGCTTCTTTGTCCTTTTCAGCCACACCATCTTCACCCCCAAAAACCGTTACCCAAAGTTTTGATTTTGGTATTTTAAATCTGATATTTAATAATTCAAGAGCTAGTTCAATCGCCTCTTTTTTCCAATAATCACCAAAAGACCAGTTGCCGAGCATCTCAAAAAAGGTGTGATGAAAGGCTGAACCAATATTATCTATATCAGAAGTCCGAAAACATTTTTGGCAGGAAGCAGCTCTCCGATAAGGTGGAACAACTTGACTGGAAAGATAAGGAATAAATTGTTGCATCCCAGCCGAAGTAAAAAGAACAGTCGGGTCAGCCGGAATTAATGAAGAAGAGGAAACAATTTCATGTTTTTTTTGCTTAAAAAAATCTAAAAAAATATGACGAATTTCTTGAGCGGTAAAATTGGTCATATCTTATATATTTTATCATTTTAAATTAAATCGGCAAGATTCAAAAATAAAAGTTAGGACTAATGATTATTTTTAAAAATCAACGGAAAAACTAATTTCGTTAGATAAGGAATAAGAAATAACACCCCTAGCGCAACAAAGACTAATTGACAAACTCTAATCACTAAGGCAAAGGATAAGGCATGTTCAAGGTTAAGTTTTAAAATGGCAAAAATAAAAGCGATGGCGCCCTCAAAGCCACCAATTGAACCTGGTGTAGGAATAAATCCAGACAAAAGTCCAAAAATTCTAATTAGATATATTTTAAAAATATCAAGTGACTGCCCCCAGAAAAACATTAAAAAATAGATTTGTAAACAAGAAAGCAGAATAATCACTAAAGAAAGAATTATGTCTAAGTGAAAAAGTTTTTTGCCATGCTGGAAAAATTTCTGAATAATATTAATTTCCTCATTAATTTTTCTCTCTAAAGTTTGGTGTTCATTAATCTCTTGGCTAATGACTTTTTGAAATTGAAAAAAATTGATGAAGAAACGCAAAATATTTGGTAAACGAAAGATAATGATAATTAAGATAAAGATAATCAAAGAAGCGATAAGTAAAAAAAAACCAAGTAGATAAGAACCAACCAGTAAAGAAACAATACCGCCCAAAGTTAGAAAAATTAATAAGGCCGCTCCTTCAGCCATCCGATCAATGACAATTAAACCAAAAGTTTCAACAAACGATTTGTTTTCATTTTTTTTAATTAAATAGGCTTTAAATCCTTCGCCGCCGATGTACATGACGGGCGTCAGGTAACTAATCGCCTGTTCACTTAAAAAGGCTGGAATTAATTTTTTAAGACCGCTTCGATAACCATAAGAACTAACTAAAATTTGCCATTTTTTAATCATGAGAAATAAAACAAAAAGATTAATAAAAAAAATAATCATTAGTTGCCACCAATGTAAAAGAGAAAGAACATGAAAGACTTTTCGAAAACCAACGCGATGAAAAAGATAAAGAACAAAAATGATGCCAAGAAATAATGAAATAAAAAATAAAAAAAATTTTCTGAATCTCATCTTTGAAAGTTTATTTTATCTTGATTTAGAATTTTTGTCTTGGGTCAGTTCTTTAGTCGCTATTTTTTGTTTTCTAATACTTTTGAGACATTTTTTACAATAAACCGGTCTAATACCATCAGGAATAAAAGGAACTTGGGTGATGGTTCCACACAGACTACACTCTGCTTCATATTTTGGCGAAGAAATCTTTCTTAGTTTTTTGTCAATCTCTTCGTCAGAGAGGCCACTCCAGCGAGCAATTTTTTCTTCAACAACTTTTCTCTCTTGAGCATATCTCTCTCTCGTTACTCTAATAATTTTTTCTTTTTCTCCGCAAGGTGTAGAGATGGGAGGTAAGGTTGTGGCTGAAAACGGTTCTGAAGTAATTCCGTCAATCATTAATTTAACATAAACATCATACTTATCTAAATTAACCAAATCAACTTCGGTAAATTTCGGAGCAAATTCTTTGGCTAAAATTTCTGCGTCTTCAGCTCCTACCCTGAAACAAACAATTGTGCCGACGTTACCAAAAACAGCTGATCTAACTTTTTCATCTAATTGCCCAATATATTGATGAGCTAGAATCAAGTTAAGGCGATATTTTCTTGCTTCGGATAAAATATTGACAAAAGATTCAGTGGCAAAATTTTGAAATTCATCAACATAAAGATAAAAATCCTCTCGTTTTTCTTCTGGTATATCAATTCGACTCATGGCCGCCAATTGAATCTTTGTAATCATCATTGCCCCAAGTAGGGAAGAAGCATCTTCACCGATTCTTCCTTTGGAAAGATTTAAAATTAAAATCATTTTCTTGTCGATGACTTCTCTTAAATTAAAGGAAGATCTCACTTGACCAACAATATTCCTAATCAAGGCTGTTGATAGAAATTGACCTACTTTGTTTTGAATTGGCGCAATTGCTTCAGACTTGAAGGCTTCTGGATAGCGTGGAAATTCATCAACCCAAAATGATTTCACCACCGGATCGGTGATTTTAGCCACCACTTTTTTCCGATATTCTTTATCAACCAAAATTCTCATGATACCAAGTAGGGTCGAGCCAGGAAATTCTAAAAGCGCTAAAATAGCGTTTCGTAAAACATACTCAAGGCGCGGCCCCCACGAATCGGCCCATATTTTTTTATAGATGCCAATTAAGCCAGAGGCAACTAAGTGACGATGGGTTGGTTCAACTTTTTCTAAAATATTAAAGGCGATTGGATAATCAAGGTCAGCGGGATTAAAATAAATTGTTTCATTAATCCGTGAAGCTGGAACAAAGTTTATCACCTTTTCAGCTAAGTCACCGTGAGGATCAACAACACCCACCCCGCGACCAGCTTTAATATCTTGATAAATCATATTTTCAAGAGTAGTTGATTTGCCAGTTCCAGTTTTACCAACTAAATAAAAGTGTCTCCGTCGATCATCAGTTTTAATACCAAATTTTTTCCGAATATTGCGATAATTCGTTTCAGCAAAAACAACAATTTCATCTTGTTCTTTTTTTTCTGACAATTTGTTCAATTCAACCTCCATAACTTAAATTAAAAATGGAAAATTAAAAATTAAAGTTTAATTTTCAAGGCAGGTCCCATCGTCGAACAAATAACAACATTGCGAATAAAATTTCCTTTAAGACTTGGTGGTTTTGATTTTTTAACTGCCTCTAAAAAAGTTTTGAAATTAGTAATAATTTTCTCTCTGGGCCAAGAAGTTTTACCAATGACTTGATGAAGATTGCCACCTTCATCATTTTTAAAATAAATTTTACCTTTTTTAATTTCTTTAATCACCCGACCAATCTCTTCGGTCACCGTCTCTTGTTTTGGTGATGGCATTAATCCTTTCGGCCCTAAAATTTTGGCAATCGGTGCCAATTCTCTCATCATCTGAGGACTAGCCACGGCCACATCAAAATCTAATTTTTTGGCTGTCTTTATCTTTTCAATCAATTCTTTACCACCAACCTCATCTGCTCCCGCCTCTTTTGCCTCTTTTTCTTTTTCTGGCTCAACAAAACAAATAATTTTTTTACTTTTTCCTAAACCAAATGGTAAAACAACACTGCCTTTCAAATGTTGTTCTGGTTTATTAGGGTCAATAGATAACCTTAAGTGAACCTCGATGGATTCATCAAATTTAGCCGTCTTATTTTCTTTAATAAAATCAATTGCTTCCTCAAGTGAGTATAATTTTTGAGGCTTTATTTTATTCTTAATTTCTTGATATTTTCTACTTCGTGACATATTTTTATCATTCTAACAAATTTTTTAAAAAAAGCAAGTCTTTTTGACTAAAAAAACAATAAAAAATTCATTCAGGATTTGGTATTTTCACAAAAGACCAGCGATGTCTTGTTTTTTATTAAAAACTATAAGCTTATAACAGGCGAAGTTCCAAAAAAGTGACAGAGAAGTTGCCACAGCTTTAGAAAAATTTGCCCAAAGAATCTTTGAAAAACCGAAAATTGGTGAGACAAAAGAGGTAAGGGTATAAAAAATGCTAGTATTAATAGCCATACCAAGGATAGTTAGAATAGCAAATTTGCCAAACTCTTTCGAACTTTCCAAAAATCTTTCTTTTAACAAAAATTTTTTAATAATATAAAGGTCGATCCATAAAACAACAGTAAAAAAAATAAAGCCGAGTGTAATAAAAATAATATTTTTTTTAAAAAATTTCAAATTGATGAGAATAAAAAAAATAATTAAGATTAAAAAAAATTGGCCCTGAAAAATTTTCTTGTTTTTTTCTTTTTGAAAAGTCCAAAATCTATTAACCAAATAACTATTAGTCACAGCGATAGTAAAAGAAATAAGATTAAAAAAAATGATTGGTAATCCTTGATAGAGATTGAAAGTAAACATTAACAAATTCAAAATCAAAAAATCAAGAGCGGTATTGTTCAGGCCAACAATTAAAAATTTAAAAAATTGTTTAATGGTTTCTTTAATCATTTATTTTTTTTATAGTGGCAACACTCAGACCGCTACCCATTGTTTTTGGATAGGCGAAGAACTGACCAAGAACATTTCCTTCTAAATCAAAAATTCTGACTTGTGGCCCGCCGCCCCTGAAAGGAGCAGTGACAATCCTCGCTTTTTTTGTCTGATCGATGACAGAGACTGAAAGAGTAACACCTTGATAAAAATCTGGCTGATAGGCTAAAAACTGTCCTTTTAAATAACCAAATCGATCAAAAATTCTTAGATAAGGGCTGGCCCTGGAAGCGATACTGACAACAATTTCATCTAAACCGTCGCCATCTAAATCGCCAGCCTCAACATTAATACCACCTTTAAATTTTTCATGAAAGGCAAAAAATTGACCAATAATCCTACCTTTTAAATCAAAAATTCTGACTTGTGGCCCTCCACCCTGACCGGGACCGGTAATAATTTCTTTTCGACCATCACCATTTAAATCGCCAACGGCTACCGAGACTCCACCATTAAAATTTGGCTGATACGGAAAAAAGGCAGAAAGCAAATTGCCATCTTTATCAAAAACTTTAAGTTTGGCCGTCCCTTTCTGTGGCGCCACCACTATTTCGTCTTGACTATAACCATCTAAGTCGCCGGCCGCGACACTGATACCATTTTTAAAATTTTTATCATAAGCAAAGAAGTGTCCTTTGAGATTGCCTTTTTGATTAAAAATTTTTAGATGTGGTCCTCCACCCTGACCGGGACCGGTAATAATTTCTTCAAGTCCATCACCATCGACATCGCCGCTCGTCAGACTTACCCCGCCTTTAAAATCTTTCTGGTAGGCATAAAATTCACCGGTTAAAACGCCGGTTGGTGTGAAAATTTTAACTAAAGGAGAACTACCTTTGCCGCTAGCGGTAATAATATAACGATCAGAAGACTTCTGGGTCAATCTTTGATAAGCTTCGTTAACCGCTTGATAAACGTTGAGGCGGCCTTGGCCCAATTTACCAGTCAAGCCAGGATTGAGATAATCAATTTTTTCTACTGTTTCCAAAATCAAATCTCTAATTTCCTGATTGGTAAGAACTGAAGGGTTGAGTGATTTAATTAAGGCGGCGGTTGCGGAAACAAGTGGAGTGGCTAAAGAAGTACCTGACCAATAGCCACCGTAATAGTTTCTATAATCCTCTTTTTCTGGTGCATAAAATAAAGTACTGTAAATTCTTGTCCCCGGAGCGGTTAGGTCAACGCACCTACTGCCAAAATTAGCGAAAGATGCCTTTTTATCAATTTCATTCGTCGCTGTCACGCCGAGAATAAAATTTTCTCTTTCTCCTTGATCTAAACAAATAGGATAAAGTGGTGAGGTGTCTAAATCTTGTCCTTGGTTGAGAGCGTCATTGCCAGCCGCGGCAACAATCACCAAACCTTGACGCCAGGCTTCTTTCAATGTTTCCAAAAGAAGTTGGCTTCTATTTGGACCAACAAAACTGAGATTGATGACATCGGCTTTATTGACGATGGCATAATTAACAGCTTTGATTACATCATCTAAGCTCCCCTCGCCGGCATTGTTAAGGACTCTTAAGGGCATAATTTTTACTTTCCAGGCTAAGCCGCTAACACCTTGATGATTATCACCAACAGCAACTGAAACGCCAGCAACGACTGTTCCGTGATGAATGCCTGCTGTCGTATAGGTTGGTAAAAATTTTGGCTTAGGATTTGGCAGATTGTCAACAAAATCCCAACCATTGAGATCATCAACATAGCCATTGTTGTCGTTATCGAGTCGATCACCAGCAATTTCTTTTTGATTAACCCAGATATTGTCTTTTAAATCAGGATGATCAATATCCACTCCCGAATCCAGAACAGCAATGGTAATATCTTCGCGACCACCTTTGACTAAATCCCAAGCTTTAGGAGCCTGAATTTTTTCTAAATACCATTGTTCAAAATAAAACGGATCATTGGTTAAATAACTGGCCCGGAATAAATAATTTGGTTCAATCATCTCAATATTTTTGTTTTGATTTAAAATTTTTGCTTTGATCTCTTCAATATCTTCCTGTGGATTAAAAAAGATTTTTGAAATTTTTTCTTCATTTTTATATTTAACTAATAATTCACCTCTTTTATAACTTTCTTGGTCTTCTAAATATTTTATTTTATTAGCCCGGTGTTCTTCAAAGGTTCGACTGTAGATAGTTGTTCCATCTTCTTTACTTAAAAAATACCACCAATCATTTTTTTCTGGATAGATAACAGCTAAAATAGAATCAAGGCCTGGATTAGAAATCGGACCAGGTGGCAAACCTTTATATTTGTAGGTGTTGTAAGGGTTGTCTATTTTTAAGTCCTCAAGAGAGGCCCGTCTTACTTTTTTACCGGTCAGATAATTAATTGTCGAATCGGCTTGAAGGGGTAGATTATTTTTTAACCTTCTTAAAAAAATATCAGCCACTATTTTTTTATCTTTTCTTAAAGGTACTTCTTTTTCAATAATGCTAGCTAAAGTAACAATTTCAAAAATTGTTTTGCCTTGTTTCTTAATTTCTTCTTTCAGTTCATCGGTCATTTTCTGATCAAAATTATCTAACATTTTAGAAATTATTTTTTCACTCTCGGTTTCTAAATAAAAACGATAAGTATCGGGAAAAAGGAATCCTTCAAGGCTTTTAATCTTATCATCTCGAAGAAAATCATATTTTTCTCGGAATTGATTCACTTCTTGAACTTTTGTT from Patescibacteria group bacterium encodes the following:
- a CDS encoding alanine--tRNA ligase produces the protein MTNFTAQEIRHIFLDFFKQKKHEIVSSSSLIPADPTVLFTSAGMQQFIPYLSSQVVPPYRRAASCQKCFRTSDIDNIGSAFHHTFFEMLGNWSFGDYWKKEAIELALELLNIRFKIPKSKLWVTVFGGEDGVAEKDKEAIRFWREVGIPRERIKEFGMTENFWGPIGVEGPCGPCSEIHYDRGEEFREKECSLPNCGPNCACGRFVEIWNLVFMEYFRTKEGHYKKLPRKNIDTGAGLERLTCVLQNKKSNFETDLFLPLIKKIEEISEIPYRLGERFYRIVADHLRAVCFLISEGLLPSKEERGYILRRILRRAIRYGNLIKTKKGFLIPLANLVIENYHNIYPELSQKRNDILTVIQQEEEKFGKTLEKGIKELQKIIGWLEKEKSSMIGEYKPGKLLDKKKIYDPIKTYNELGEKFFYIYETYGFPLELSIEEIEKIHRETLPFKDEIKEGFEMSFQKHQEISRAGAKKKFGGHGLGGDVSNEEKEKIVQLHTATHLLHATLRQVLGNHVQQAGSDINSERLRFDFTYPRKLSETEIKKIEEIVNQKIKENLEVKFQEMSYEEAIQSGALAFFKERYPKIVKVYSIGNFSKEICAGPHVRNTSELGRFKIIKEEASTAGTRRVKAILIKN
- a CDS encoding flippase-like domain-containing protein; this translates as MRFRKFFLFFISLFLGIIFVLYLFHRVGFRKVFHVLSLLHWWQLMIIFFINLFVLFLMIKKWQILVSSYGYRSGLKKLIPAFLSEQAISYLTPVMYIGGEGFKAYLIKKNENKSFVETFGLIVIDRMAEGAALLIFLTLGGIVSLLVGSYLLGFFLLIASLIIFILIIIIFRLPNILRFFINFFQFQKVISQEINEHQTLERKINEEINIIQKFFQHGKKLFHLDIILSLVIILLSCLQIYFLMFFWGQSLDIFKIYLIRIFGLLSGFIPTPGSIGGFEGAIAFIFAILKLNLEHALSFALVIRVCQLVFVALGVLFLIPYLTKLVFPLIFKNNH
- a CDS encoding type IV secretion system DNA-binding domain-containing protein, whose amino-acid sequence is MEVELNKLSEKKEQDEIVVFAETNYRNIRKKFGIKTDDRRRHFYLVGKTGTGKSTTLENMIYQDIKAGRGVGVVDPHGDLAEKVINFVPASRINETIYFNPADLDYPIAFNILEKVEPTHRHLVASGLIGIYKKIWADSWGPRLEYVLRNAILALLEFPGSTLLGIMRILVDKEYRKKVVAKITDPVVKSFWVDEFPRYPEAFKSEAIAPIQNKVGQFLSTALIRNIVGQVRSSFNLREVIDKKMILILNLSKGRIGEDASSLLGAMMITKIQLAAMSRIDIPEEKREDFYLYVDEFQNFATESFVNILSEARKYRLNLILAHQYIGQLDEKVRSAVFGNVGTIVCFRVGAEDAEILAKEFAPKFTEVDLVNLDKYDVYVKLMIDGITSEPFSATTLPPISTPCGEKEKIIRVTRERYAQERKVVEEKIARWSGLSDEEIDKKLRKISSPKYEAECSLCGTITQVPFIPDGIRPVYCKKCLKSIRKQKIATKELTQDKNSKSR
- the rplA gene encoding 50S ribosomal protein L1; this encodes MSRSRKYQEIKNKIKPQKLYSLEEAIDFIKENKTAKFDESIEVHLRLSIDPNKPEQHLKGSVVLPFGLGKSKKIICFVEPEKEKEAKEAGADEVGGKELIEKIKTAKKLDFDVAVASPQMMRELAPIAKILGPKGLMPSPKQETVTEEIGRVIKEIKKGKIYFKNDEGGNLHQVIGKTSWPREKIITNFKTFLEAVKKSKPPSLKGNFIRNVVICSTMGPALKIKL
- a CDS encoding GtrA family protein, producing the protein MIKETIKQFFKFLIVGLNNTALDFLILNLLMFTFNLYQGLPIIFFNLISFTIAVTNSYLVNRFWTFQKEKNKKIFQGQFFLILIIFFILINLKFFKKNIIFITLGFIFFTVVLWIDLYIIKKFLLKERFLESSKEFGKFAILTILGMAINTSIFYTLTSFVSPIFGFSKILWANFSKAVATSLSLFWNFACYKLIVFNKKQDIAGLL
- the mltG gene encoding endolytic transglycosylase MltG; this encodes MRKITVLISYLMIISLVVFLYLDYQASKPMGQNEETTIFIITKGESLKKIGENLEKEGLIKDRNIFVLYSFLRNLRKKFLPGKYELKKSLSLKEIVEILTSSLSREKKITIIEGWSVKEIAENLEQEGLVKKEDFLTKVQEVNQFREKYDFLRDDKIKSLEGFLFPDTYRFYLETESEKIISKMLDNFDQKMTDELKEEIKKQGKTIFEIVTLASIIEKEVPLRKDKKIVADIFLRRLKNNLPLQADSTINYLTGKKVRRASLEDLKIDNPYNTYKYKGLPPGPISNPGLDSILAVIYPEKNDWWYFLSKEDGTTIYSRTFEEHRANKIKYLEDQESYKRGELLVKYKNEEKISKIFFNPQEDIEEIKAKILNQNKNIEMIEPNYLFRASYLTNDPFYFEQWYLEKIQAPKAWDLVKGGREDITIAVLDSGVDIDHPDLKDNIWVNQKEIAGDRLDNDNNGYVDDLNGWDFVDNLPNPKPKFLPTYTTAGIHHGTVVAGVSVAVGDNHQGVSGLAWKVKIMPLRVLNNAGEGSLDDVIKAVNYAIVNKADVINLSFVGPNRSQLLLETLKEAWRQGLVIVAAAGNDALNQGQDLDTSPLYPICLDQGERENFILGVTATNEIDKKASFANFGSRCVDLTAPGTRIYSTLFYAPEKEDYRNYYGGYWSGTSLATPLVSATAALIKSLNPSVLTNQEIRDLILETVEKIDYLNPGLTGKLGQGRLNVYQAVNEAYQRLTQKSSDRYIITASGKGSSPLVKIFTPTGVLTGEFYAYQKDFKGGVSLTSGDVDGDGLEEIITGPGQGGGPHLKIFNQKGNLKGHFFAYDKNFKNGISVAAGDLDGYSQDEIVVAPQKGTAKLKVFDKDGNLLSAFFPYQPNFNGGVSVAVGDLNGDGRKEIITGPGQGGGPQVRIFDLKGRIIGQFFAFHEKFKGGINVEAGDLDGDGLDEIVVSIASRASPYLRIFDRFGYLKGQFLAYQPDFYQGVTLSVSVIDQTKKARIVTAPFRGGGPQVRIFDLEGNVLGQFFAYPKTMGSGLSVATIKKIND